The proteins below are encoded in one region of Streptomyces ficellus:
- a CDS encoding MerR family transcriptional regulator, with protein MDERAARTAAAEYRIEDLAHHSGATVRTIRAYQDRGLLPKPERRGRANVYGETHLARLRRIADLLDRGYTLASIKELLEAWDSGRGLGGVLGLVAEVDGPWTDEEADRITRADLDAAFGGTPDEEAVEEALELGVLERIPGRDDEFLVPSPQELAVAAELYAAGVPLLAIASHLRELRAQVEHIAHRFLEFTTEHVFARYLDHRPPTDADATEAASLVRRLRPLAQQTVDAELARAMRMLASRHLQQHLSPNGPPVPDPEHQTVALPASTIRAVSRLVGERNTSAFIAAAAEREVQARTLDALSINSPDRMRFGQSG; from the coding sequence GTGGACGAGCGGGCGGCACGGACGGCGGCGGCCGAGTACCGGATCGAGGACCTGGCGCACCACAGCGGAGCCACGGTCCGGACCATCCGCGCCTACCAGGACCGGGGCCTGCTGCCGAAGCCCGAGCGGCGCGGCCGGGCCAATGTGTACGGGGAGACCCACCTGGCCCGGCTGCGCCGGATCGCCGACCTGCTGGACCGCGGCTACACCCTGGCGTCCATCAAGGAGCTCCTGGAGGCCTGGGACTCCGGCCGGGGGCTGGGCGGCGTCCTGGGACTGGTGGCCGAGGTGGACGGCCCGTGGACGGACGAGGAGGCCGACCGGATCACCCGGGCGGACCTGGACGCCGCCTTCGGCGGGACCCCGGACGAGGAAGCGGTGGAGGAGGCGCTCGAGCTCGGCGTATTGGAGCGGATTCCGGGACGGGACGACGAGTTCCTGGTGCCGAGCCCGCAAGAGCTGGCGGTGGCCGCCGAGTTGTACGCGGCCGGCGTGCCCCTGCTGGCAATCGCGAGTCATCTGCGGGAGCTTCGGGCGCAGGTGGAGCACATAGCCCACCGTTTCCTGGAGTTCACCACGGAGCACGTCTTCGCCCGGTACCTCGACCACCGGCCGCCCACGGACGCCGACGCGACCGAGGCGGCGTCCCTGGTGCGGCGCCTCCGCCCCCTCGCCCAGCAGACGGTGGACGCCGAACTGGCGCGCGCGATGCGCATGTTGGCTTCGCGCCACCTCCAACAGCACCTGTCGCCGAACGGCCCGCCCGTGCCGGACCCGGAGCACCAGACCGTGGCCCTGCCCGCCTCGACGATCCGGGCCGTTTCGCGGCTCGTTGGGGAACGGAACACGTCCGCGTTCATCGCCGCGGCCGCCGAACGGGAAGTGCAGGCACGGACCTTGGACGCGCTCTCCATAAACAGCCCTGATCGGATGAGATTTGGCCAAAGTGGCTGA